The Treponema sp. OMZ 790 genome includes the window AGGAAGAATTCTTTTAAAAACTCTAAAAGAAAAATCCGATAAAAAAAGATTTCAGGTTATGTGTTCTTCCGAAAAAAAAGGGCTTATTCAATTTTTAATTAAAGAAGGCTTTACTTTAATCAGAAGGTCATACAGTTTCGATTTAAGAAAAGAATCTCAAAATATGTTTTTGTCAAAAGAATCTTCCAATGAATTTAAAAATATGCAGATAAAATCTCTTATAAAATTAAATGCAGCCGAAAAAGAAAATTTTAAAAATATTTTTTATTTTAATTATGCCGATACACATAAAAACGTAAATCCCTTAAATGCAGACATAAGCATAAAAGAATTTTCAAAAGAGCTTTTAGCCGATTGTGATAAAGAAAAATCCTCATGTCTTACTTTAAATAATGAAATCTTGGCCTACATGATAGTCTATATGGAAGATTTTCCCGAAATCGGTTACCTTGGAGGGAAAACTATTGAAGACATCTGTATCTATCTAAACTATTTTCAAGTTATAATCAGTAATTTATTAACTTATTATGAACAAATTTGTTTTGAAATAGATGATACCGATTATTATGCTTTTCCTTTAATAAACGCTCTAGAGATTGACTGTAAAGAATCGTATAATACCTATGTACTCGATTAGATAATTTTATGGAGAAAATATGAAAAAAACAAATTTTATTTTTTTAAGTATCATTATACTTATATCGGCATGTGCCTGCCGTCAACAAAACTTGGAAACAAGAGTTTCACATAATGACGCGGAAGAGGGCCCAAGATTAGTATTAGCCGGCGATTTATTTTTTATAGAAGAAGCAGGTGCTTTATATTTAAATCCCGAGGAAGCAATATATGGTTCCTATGTTCTTAAAGGCTCCTACCACGGCACAAAAACATACAATGAAGTCCTATCAACAAATATACCGTTAAAGCCAAATGAAGAATACGAAGTTTCTTTTACCTATAAAATTCTAGAAAAAGCGGATAAGGGATTTGAAGTCACCTTTTATTCGGAAAAAGCAGCAAGCGAAGATAACTGGATAGATAATTTAGAATTCAATGGTGAAAACGGAGAAAAAAAGAAAGTCAGCTTTAAAGGAAAATTAAACAACTATGACGATTATAAGATATCGTGGAATATAATACAGAGTGGTTCTCTTGCTATTGATAATATAAGCATAAAAGAAATCTCAAGCGGAAAAATAATTGCATATCTGAATGTAGACCCCTCAATTTTTAAAATAGACGTTTCCCATAAAAGCATAAAAACAAAGATTGAAAACAAGCCTACGATTCCTGTATTTAACGCGTGGGGAACTAAAGAAACTATTGATGACTGCGATACCGAGCAAAGTCC containing:
- a CDS encoding GNAT family N-acetyltransferase, with the translated sequence MSIDSIILTDIIISQKEVKDFLKKANLNLKGKLIGLFDKEKIIGAGSLYTNYFHPYRDYINVYIDEDYRNMGLGRILLKTLKEKSDKKRFQVMCSSEKKGLIQFLIKEGFTLIRRSYSFDLRKESQNMFLSKESSNEFKNMQIKSLIKLNAAEKENFKNIFYFNYADTHKNVNPLNADISIKEFSKELLADCDKEKSSCLTLNNEILAYMIVYMEDFPEIGYLGGKTIEDICIYLNYFQVIISNLLTYYEQICFEIDDTDYYAFPLINALEIDCKESYNTYVLD